One region of Juglans regia cultivar Chandler chromosome 4, Walnut 2.0, whole genome shotgun sequence genomic DNA includes:
- the LOC109014634 gene encoding probable leucine-rich repeat receptor-like serine/threonine-protein kinase At3g14840, translated as MVTQAHRPKISFNLNPLVLLLCMGVAMNVKAAQRRLPADEVEALHEIAAELGKAGWNFDVDPCSNDTSWKTPRLKLDPKTYNNSIQCNCTYPDGECHVVGLFLKGQDLSGVLPKSLVKLPHITMIELPRNYLTGTIPFEWTSLKLERLSTSVNKLSGRIPSYLGKITTLRYLSIESNRFSGTVPPEIGKLVNLENLILNANFLTGELPVNLTYLTNLTELRISSNNFTGRIPDFFNSWKKLQKLEIQASGLAGPIPPSISVLSNLTELRISDLLGEGSIFPNLRSMKNMDRLMLRSCNLSGQIPTYISDLMPQLQTLDLSFNRLEGNVPEFDDSARLQRLFLTSNLLNGTVPDWIKRRNPDHDLDLSYNNFLESSMSPTNCRDTLNVFESFSARDSSAGQCSKNLPCSKDWNSVHINCGGNEVSIGNIKYEADLDASGAAKFNPTTENWGFSSTGNFWDFNASSNDYIANNASVLRMSSHELYTSARLSPLSLTYYARCLANGNYTITLHFAEIIIRGNRSFSSLGRRIFDVYIQDKLELKDFDINNNATGVDKALVKKVKAVVSNKVLHIRFHWAGKGTTDAPTRGTYGPLVSAISIENDNPPDNVKTTIFIVTGALVLALLLILGILWWKGCIGSRISREKDLRGLDLQTGFFTYRQIKAATNNFDASNKIGEGGFGSVYKGILLDGTIIAVKKLSSKSRQGNREFVNEIGMISTLQHPNVVRLYGGCVEGNQLFLVYEYMENNSLARPLFGPEQYQLKLDWPTRQKICVGIAKGLTFLHEESTLRIVHRDIKTTNVLLDSNLNPKISDFGLAKLDEEEKTHISTRVAGTIGYMAPEYALWGFLTYKADVYSFGVVALEIVAGKSNMKFGPNESYVCLLDWALVLQQKGNLVELVDPKLGSEFNVEEAIRMIKIALLCTNPSPALRPTMSAAVSMLEGQTTVDEVIMDPSIYGDEYKFKVLREQLNQIPQESMDSIGPESHIRLSDAIWTGTSSTSAQDLYDPRNLDTQ; from the exons ATGGTTACACAAGCTCACAGACCAAAGATCAGCTTCAATCTTAATCCTCTCGTATTGCTTCTTTGCATGGGAGTGGCCATGAATGTCAAGGCCGCACAAAGACGTCTTCCTGCTGATGAAG TTGAAGCCCTTCATGAAATAGCCGCAGAGCTGGGGAAGGCTGGCTGGAATTTCGATGTAGACCCATGCAGTAATGACACAAGTTGGAAAACACCAAGGCTGAAATTGGATCCAAAAACGTACAACAATTCAATACAATGCAATTGTACATACCCTGATGGTGAATGCCACGTGGTCGGACT ATTTCTTAAAGGGCAGGATCTTTCTGGTGTGCTTCCGAAATCCCTTGTGAAGCTACCTCACATAACGATGAT TGAGTTGCCTCGAAACTATCTGACTGGTACAATTCCATTCGAATGGACTTCTCTGAAGTTGGAACGTCT GTCCACTTCTGTAAACAAGTTATCGGGAAGAATTCCGAGCTACCTGGGAAAAATTACCACTCTTAGATATTT gAGCATAGAGAGCAATCGGTTTTCTGGAACTGTTCCCCCTGAGATTGGGAAGTTGGTGAACTTGGAGAATCT TATTCTCAATGCTAACTTCCTCACTGGAGAGTTGCCAGTCAATCTAACTTATCTCACAAACTTAACTGAACT TAGGATTAGCAGTAACAACTTCACTGGAAGAATACCTGATTTTTTCAATAGTTGGAAAAAGCTTCAGaaatt AGAGATCCAAGCTAGTGGTCTCGCGGGGCCTATTCCTCCAAGCATTTCTGTCTTGAGTAATTTAACTGAGCT AAGAATTAGTGACTTACTTGGTGAGGGTTCTATATTTCCGAACTTAAGAAGCATGAAAAACATGGATAGATT GATGTTAAGGAGCTGCAATCTCTCGGGACAAATTCCAACATACATATCAGATTTAATGCCACAACTCCAAACTCT AGATCTGAGCTTCAATAGATTGGAAGGAAATGTTCCAGAGTTTGATGATAGTGCAAGGTTGCAGCGCCT GTTTCTGACAAGCAACTTACTCAACGGGACAGTTCCGGACTGGATCAAACGAAGAAATCCTGACCA TGATCTAGATCTTTCTTACAATAACTTCTTAGAGAGTTCTATGTCACCAACTAATTGTCGAGACACACT AAATGTATTTGAAAGCTTCTCTGCACGGGACTC ATCAGCTGGCCAGTGCTCAAAGAACCTTCCTTGTTCAAAAG ACTGGAATTCAGTGCATATAAATTGCGGTGGCAACGAAGTCAGTATTGGAAACATTAAATACGAAGCAGATCTTGATGCATCAGGTGCGGCAAAATTTAATCCCACCACAGAGAATTGGGGATTCAGTTCCACTGGAAATTTCTGGGATTTTAATGCCAGCTCGAATGATTACATAGCAAATAATGCGTCAGTACTCAGAATGAGCAGCCATGAATTATACACAAGCGCACGCCTctctcctctttctctcacatATTATGCGCGTTGCTTGGCAAATGGAAATTATACCATCACACTACACTTTGCAGAGATAATAATAAGAGGAAACAGATCTTTTTCCAGTCTTGGAAGACGAATATTTGATGTTTATATCCAG GATAAACTGGAGTTGAAGGATTTTGATATCAATAATAATGCAACAGGGGTCGACAAGGCTTtagttaagaaagttaaagcaGTTGTGAGTAACAAAGTCTTACATATCCGCTTTCATTGGGCTGGCAAAGGGACAACAGATGCCCCAACAAGAGGAACATATGGTCCTCTCGTATCGGCTATCTCTATAGAAAATG ATAATCCCCCTGATAATGTCAAAACCACAATATTCATTGTGACTGGAGCTTTAGTGTTGGCGCTATTACTCATTTTAGGCATTCTTTGGTGGAAAGGCTGCATAGGAAGCAGGATATCGAGGGAAAAAG ATTTGAGAGGATTAGATCTGCAAACAGGTTTTTTCACTTACAGGCAAATCAAAGCTGCCACAAACAACTTTGATGCTTCAAACAAGATTGGGGAAGGTGGTTTTGGATCTGTATACAAG GGTATACTATTAGATGGTACCATAATTGCAGTTAAGAAACTTTCTTCAAAATCGCGTCAAGGAAATCGTGAATtcgtgaatgaaataggcatgatATCTACTTTACAGCACCCAAATGTTGTTAGATTGTATGGAGGTTGTGTTGAAGGAAATCAACTATTCTTGGTATATGAATACATGGAAAACAATAGCCTGGCTCGTCCTTTGTTTG GTCCAGAGCAATACCAATTAAAATTGGACTGGCCTACACGGCAGAAAATATGCGTTGGCATTGCAAAAGGCCTGACTTTCTTGCATGAGGAATCAACACTGAGAATTGTTCACAGAGACATTAAAACTACAAATGTGCTATTGGATTCGAACCTTAACCCAAAGATTTCTGACTTTGGTTTGGCCAAGCTCGATGAAGAGGAAAAAACCCATATCAGCACCCGAGTTGCTGGAACCAT AGGATACATGGCACCAGAATATGCATTATGGGGGTTTTTAACATATAAAGCAGATGTCTACAGTTTTGGGGTCGTTGCATTGGAAATTGTTGCAGGGAAGAGCAACATGAAATTTGGACCAAATGAAAGTTATGTATGTCTTCTTGATTGG GCTCTTGTTCTGCAACAAAAGGGTAATCTAGTGGAGCTGGTGGATCCAAAGTTAGGCTCTGAGTTCAACGTGGAGGAAGCAATTAGAATGATCAAAATAGCTTTACTATGTACGAATCCATCTCCAGCTCTCAGACCCACAATGTCTGCAGCAGTAAGCATGCTTGAAGGCCAAACAACTGTTGATGAAGTTATTATGGATCCAAGCATATACGGAGATGAATATAAGTTTAAAGTTTTAAGAGAGCAGCTCAATCAGATCCCGCAAGAATCGATGGACTCAATTGGACCTGAGAGCCATATTCGTTTGTCAGATGCAATATGGACAGGAACTTCTTCTACGTCTGCCCAAGATCTTTATGATCCACGTAATCTTGATACTCAGTAA